In Synechococcus sp. RS9909, one genomic interval encodes:
- a CDS encoding DUF4330 domain-containing protein, with amino-acid sequence MASGPRFRSISVIDGVAAVVGLAALAGVLWSPKLSNTVARATGSVKPVQISVDVRGVPAADPSRLIQEALANGRTSIVIRNQPHGSVRLVKVDDITRQLVTLTPEGRVVTAEDPNRLRQSTLDARFVLEGEATVSKSGVVMAGTNLKIGTPVELEGPRYRVNGTVSGVEVE; translated from the coding sequence ATGGCCAGCGGACCCCGCTTCAGATCGATCAGCGTCATCGATGGCGTCGCTGCCGTGGTCGGCCTCGCTGCCCTGGCCGGTGTGCTGTGGAGTCCGAAGCTCAGCAACACCGTCGCTCGCGCCACCGGCTCTGTGAAGCCCGTGCAGATCAGTGTTGATGTGCGCGGTGTGCCGGCGGCTGATCCCTCCAGGTTGATTCAGGAGGCGCTCGCCAACGGCCGCACCAGCATCGTGATCCGCAACCAGCCCCATGGCTCGGTTCGTCTGGTGAAAGTTGACGACATCACCCGACAACTGGTGACTCTCACCCCCGAGGGGCGGGTGGTGACGGCGGAGGATCCGAACCGGCTCAGGCAAAGCACCCTCGATGCTCGTTTTGTCTTGGAAGGGGAAGCGACTGTCTCCAAGAGCGGTGTGGTGATGGCCGGCACCAATCTGAAGATCGGCACCCCGGTGGAGCTCGAGGGGCCGCGTTATCGGGTGAACGGCACCGTCAGCGGCGTTGAGGTGGAGTGA
- a CDS encoding DUF1995 family protein — MSLRLPADLLEAEDQAQQALLEALAEPKQRRWSVHWRFEGLRILPVALRFAQALAAQGHAPLLVWPDAGAAALARRDGGALASANASLQDVLAGRMDQRQGDLLITVTPQPSDYDTLEQVCERWTGPVVMLNGRLEDAAVGIGSVARARRRGFVATWQVAYWLEPLAGAALLGRYPASWTLFRQDADGYREVTSFDQRPDVDQIDSALHDGAVALGQQIGAMDRFLKDLSG; from the coding sequence GTGAGTCTTCGTCTTCCCGCCGATCTGCTCGAGGCTGAAGATCAGGCTCAGCAGGCCCTGCTCGAGGCCCTCGCCGAGCCGAAGCAACGGCGTTGGTCGGTGCACTGGCGCTTTGAGGGTCTGCGCATTCTTCCGGTGGCACTTCGTTTTGCCCAGGCCCTCGCCGCCCAAGGGCACGCACCGCTGCTGGTTTGGCCCGATGCCGGTGCGGCGGCCCTGGCGCGCCGCGATGGCGGTGCGCTGGCGAGCGCCAATGCCTCGTTGCAGGATGTGCTCGCCGGTCGGATGGATCAGCGCCAGGGTGATCTGCTGATCACCGTCACCCCTCAACCGAGCGATTACGACACGCTGGAACAGGTGTGTGAACGCTGGACCGGTCCGGTGGTGATGCTTAATGGTCGCCTCGAGGATGCCGCCGTGGGCATCGGCAGTGTGGCCCGAGCCCGTCGCCGCGGTTTTGTCGCCACCTGGCAGGTGGCCTACTGGCTAGAGCCCCTGGCCGGAGCGGCACTGCTCGGTCGCTATCCCGCCTCCTGGACCCTGTTCCGACAGGATGCCGATGGCTACCGCGAGGTCACCAGCTTTGATCAGCGTCCCGACGTGGATCAGATCGACAGCGCTCTCCACGACGGTGCAGTAGCTCTGGGGCAACAGATCGGGGCCATGGATCGCTTCCTCAAAGACCTGAGCGGGTGA
- a CDS encoding cysteine desulfurase family protein has translation MVLELTPDLGAGLYLDACATAPPRADVLQHMVAVQRSAWGNASSLHPQGLRAAEQLERSRLELAQAFEADLDEVIVTSGATESIHFALLGVARCQPPGRLVISAVEHPAVEAAASQMVERGWQIARWPVDGEGTIRLDQLEALLAPPTRLVSLIWGQSEVGTLQPVQRVGEACRARGISLHVDATQVVSQGRPAWRRLPVDLLSASAHKCGGPKGVGLLLRRRTLRERHGPIQAGGGQEGGLRGGTQPVVLMAGMARAISLLEPWLDPQAPGVDPGLSRMGAVQQRRDRLLQQLLDLAPLQRLGAPVQRLPHHIALLAADPQGRPLPGRSVVRALAAEGVAISSGSACASGRDGGSPVLAAMGIAPDWCRSGLRLSLGPWLSAADLDRVAALVQGALERVAATSAPP, from the coding sequence GTGGTGCTTGAGCTCACCCCTGATCTGGGAGCCGGGCTCTACCTCGATGCCTGTGCCACCGCCCCCCCCAGGGCTGACGTGCTGCAGCACATGGTGGCCGTGCAGCGATCGGCCTGGGGCAACGCGTCGAGTCTGCACCCCCAGGGGCTGCGGGCCGCTGAACAGCTGGAGCGCTCCCGCCTCGAGCTCGCCCAGGCCTTCGAGGCCGATCTCGATGAGGTGATCGTCACGTCCGGCGCCACCGAGTCGATCCATTTCGCCCTGCTCGGTGTGGCGCGTTGCCAGCCTCCAGGGCGGCTGGTGATCTCCGCGGTGGAACATCCGGCGGTGGAGGCTGCCGCCTCCCAGATGGTGGAGCGGGGTTGGCAGATCGCCCGTTGGCCCGTGGATGGAGAGGGCACCATTCGCCTCGATCAGCTCGAGGCCCTGCTGGCGCCGCCAACGCGGCTGGTGTCGTTGATCTGGGGACAGAGCGAAGTGGGAACGCTCCAACCGGTGCAGCGGGTGGGGGAAGCCTGTCGTGCGCGGGGGATTTCGTTGCATGTGGATGCCACCCAGGTGGTGAGCCAGGGTCGGCCCGCTTGGCGCCGCCTGCCCGTGGACCTGCTCAGTGCCTCAGCCCACAAGTGTGGAGGTCCGAAAGGGGTGGGGTTGCTGTTGCGACGCCGGACTCTCCGGGAGAGGCATGGCCCCATCCAGGCTGGTGGTGGCCAGGAGGGGGGACTCCGGGGCGGAACCCAGCCGGTGGTCCTGATGGCCGGGATGGCCCGGGCGATCAGCCTGTTGGAGCCCTGGCTGGATCCGCAGGCACCTGGAGTCGATCCAGGCCTCAGCCGCATGGGCGCCGTTCAGCAACGGCGCGATCGGTTGTTGCAGCAGTTGCTCGACCTCGCTCCGCTGCAGCGGCTCGGTGCTCCTGTGCAGCGTCTGCCGCACCACATCGCCCTGTTGGCGGCTGATCCGCAGGGACGACCGCTGCCTGGACGGTCCGTTGTGCGGGCTCTGGCCGCTGAGGGTGTGGCGATCAGCAGTGGCAGTGCTTGCGCCTCCGGCCGCGATGGTGGCAGCCCAGTGCTGGCGGCCATGGGAATCGCACCGGATTGGTGTCGATCCGGCCTTCGCCTCAGCCTCGGCCCCTGGCTCAGCGCAGCCGATCTCGATCGTGTGGCCGCACTGGTGCAAGGGGCACTTGAGCGGGTCGCCGCCACGTCGGCGCCGCCTTGA
- the dapF gene encoding diaminopimelate epimerase, whose product MLQFSKYQGLGNDFILLEGRSGQLSAAICEPDPAWVRRLCDRRFGIGADGLIVALPPAAAGELRMRIFNADGSEAEMCGNGIRCLARFLADSDGDASGRTWRIETAAGLIIPTLLADGQIQVDMGRPFLQPEQVPTALPVGAAGLPQGEVELDGRRLALAAAGMGNPHVVVTVDDLDQIPFERWGAALEVDPLFPAKTNVHFLQVLSPSRLQIRVWERGAGPTLACGTGACATLVAAHLLGLAEATAEVLLPGGPLTISWPDRSGSILMTGPAEAVFDGVLVPELEPTDGPSPDAASASSLDCARDCSDTCQQPERCLREEAQKEVQSLLSSMSLDAMINLAGESLEQRTRARMDRDRGA is encoded by the coding sequence ATGCTCCAGTTCAGCAAGTATCAGGGTCTCGGCAACGATTTCATCCTGCTCGAGGGGCGTTCGGGACAGCTGTCTGCGGCGATCTGTGAGCCGGACCCCGCCTGGGTGCGGCGTTTGTGCGATCGACGCTTCGGCATCGGCGCCGACGGCCTCATCGTGGCGCTTCCCCCAGCGGCGGCGGGTGAGTTGCGGATGCGCATCTTCAACGCCGATGGCAGTGAGGCCGAGATGTGTGGCAACGGCATCCGCTGTCTCGCCCGCTTCCTCGCCGACAGCGACGGCGATGCCTCCGGTCGCACCTGGCGGATCGAAACCGCCGCCGGACTGATCATCCCCACCTTGCTGGCCGATGGGCAGATCCAGGTCGACATGGGGCGCCCCTTTCTGCAGCCGGAGCAGGTGCCCACCGCCTTGCCGGTGGGGGCTGCGGGCCTGCCGCAGGGGGAGGTGGAGCTGGATGGCCGCCGCCTGGCACTGGCCGCCGCCGGGATGGGCAATCCCCATGTGGTGGTGACGGTGGACGATCTGGATCAGATCCCTTTTGAACGTTGGGGGGCGGCCCTGGAGGTGGATCCCCTCTTCCCCGCCAAGACCAACGTGCATTTTCTCCAGGTGCTTAGTCCAAGCCGCCTGCAAATCCGCGTCTGGGAACGGGGTGCGGGTCCAACCCTGGCCTGCGGCACCGGTGCCTGCGCCACCCTCGTGGCGGCCCACCTGCTCGGTCTGGCGGAGGCCACAGCGGAGGTGCTGCTCCCCGGCGGCCCGCTCACGATCAGCTGGCCGGATCGCTCCGGTTCGATCCTGATGACCGGTCCGGCAGAGGCGGTGTTTGATGGCGTTCTGGTGCCGGAGCTGGAGCCCACCGATGGGCCCAGCCCTGACGCAGCCTCGGCGAGTTCCCTCGATTGCGCCCGCGACTGCAGCGACACCTGTCAGCAACCGGAGCGCTGCCTACGGGAGGAAGCGCAGAAGGAGGTGCAATCGCTGCTGTCGTCCATGTCGCTCGACGCCATGATCAATCTGGCAGGCGAAAGCCTGGAACAGCGCACGCGGGCGCGGATGGATCGGGATCGTGGTGCTTGA
- the leuS gene encoding leucine--tRNA ligase, with protein MTAATPSNSAPAQPGGQRYTPLELEERWQRQWKADGVDRTQEPAEGQKAFYALSMFPYPSGTLHMGHVRNYVITDVIARAQRMRGDAVLHPMGWDAFGLPAENAAIERGVNPADWTDRNIAQMKAQLNRLGLSIDWEREQATCHDDYYRWTQWLFLELHAGGLAYQKEATVNWDPIDQTVLANEQVDGDGRSWRSGALVEQRKLRQWFLRITDYADALLDDLEQLQGWPERVRTMQANWIGRSRGAEIDFAVVEPGGATTAERITVFTTRPDTLYGASYVVLAPDHPLVEALTSEAQRDAVTAFRDLMETLSQDERTAEDQPKRGLPLGSHVINPVNGESLPIWIADYVLSDYGTGAVMGVPAHDQRDFLFARRHQLPLRQVVQAPGHEGPEPLGEAWTEAGVLVNSGRFDGLASNDAKAAITAFGEEQGWARATVQYRLRDWLISRQRYWGCPIPIIHCPSCGAVPVPREQLPVELPRTVELSGRGGSPLAQLESWKAVACPCCGADAQRETDTMDTFMCSSWYFLRFADPHNQEKPFSAEAIARWLPVQHYVGGIEHAILHLLYARFFTKALHDRGLLTIREPFQRLLTQGMVQGVTYRNASTGRYVPGTQVSDPADPRDPDDGSRLEILFEKMSKSKHNGVDPAAVIDRYGADTARMFILFKAPPEKDLEWDDADVEGQFRFLQRLWRLVDQADGCGVALPTPLPLPTELSSEDREARRAVHSAIAAIDEDLSGELQFNTAISELMKLANALGGSLDQLSEPVRQEALSALIRLLAPFAPHLAEEFWQRLGGRGSVHRQPWPSHDPEALVQDSIELVIQVKGKVRGSVTVPADADRDTLQRLALASDVAQKWLEGQPPRRVIVVPGKLVNLVP; from the coding sequence GTGACCGCCGCGACCCCGTCGAATTCCGCCCCAGCCCAGCCCGGTGGCCAGCGCTACACCCCCCTGGAGCTGGAGGAACGCTGGCAGCGTCAATGGAAGGCTGACGGGGTTGATCGCACCCAGGAGCCGGCCGAGGGGCAGAAGGCTTTTTATGCCCTTTCGATGTTCCCCTATCCCTCGGGAACACTGCACATGGGGCATGTGCGCAACTACGTGATCACCGATGTGATCGCCAGGGCACAACGGATGCGCGGCGATGCGGTGCTTCACCCGATGGGCTGGGATGCCTTCGGACTGCCAGCCGAGAACGCAGCGATCGAGCGCGGTGTGAATCCGGCCGACTGGACCGATCGCAACATCGCCCAGATGAAAGCCCAGCTGAATCGGCTCGGCCTCTCGATCGACTGGGAGCGGGAACAGGCCACCTGCCACGACGACTACTACCGCTGGACCCAGTGGCTGTTCCTTGAGCTGCATGCGGGCGGACTCGCGTATCAGAAGGAAGCGACGGTCAACTGGGATCCGATCGACCAGACCGTGCTGGCCAACGAACAGGTGGATGGCGATGGCCGCTCCTGGCGCTCCGGCGCCCTGGTGGAGCAACGCAAACTGCGTCAGTGGTTCCTGCGGATCACCGACTACGCCGACGCCCTGCTCGACGATCTCGAGCAGCTCCAGGGCTGGCCGGAACGGGTTCGCACCATGCAGGCGAACTGGATCGGTCGCTCCCGCGGCGCAGAAATCGACTTCGCTGTGGTCGAGCCGGGTGGTGCCACGACAGCTGAACGCATCACCGTCTTCACCACCCGCCCCGACACCCTGTATGGCGCCAGTTACGTGGTGCTCGCTCCCGACCACCCCCTGGTGGAGGCCCTGACCAGCGAGGCCCAGCGTGACGCCGTCACCGCTTTCCGTGACCTGATGGAGACCCTCTCCCAGGACGAACGCACAGCGGAGGATCAACCCAAACGCGGCCTGCCGCTTGGCAGCCATGTGATCAATCCGGTCAACGGTGAATCGCTGCCGATCTGGATCGCCGACTACGTGCTGTCGGACTACGGCACCGGCGCCGTGATGGGAGTGCCCGCCCATGACCAGCGCGACTTTCTGTTCGCGCGGCGGCATCAGCTGCCGCTGCGCCAGGTGGTGCAAGCCCCCGGCCATGAGGGTCCTGAGCCCCTGGGGGAAGCCTGGACCGAAGCCGGTGTGCTGGTGAACTCAGGCCGGTTTGATGGCCTGGCCTCCAACGACGCCAAAGCCGCCATCACCGCCTTTGGCGAGGAGCAGGGCTGGGCGCGGGCGACCGTGCAATACCGCCTGCGCGACTGGTTGATCTCCCGCCAGCGCTACTGGGGTTGCCCGATTCCGATCATCCATTGCCCATCCTGCGGGGCGGTGCCCGTGCCCCGGGAGCAGTTGCCGGTGGAATTACCGCGCACGGTGGAGCTGTCGGGTCGGGGCGGTTCGCCCCTGGCCCAGCTGGAGAGCTGGAAAGCGGTGGCCTGTCCGTGTTGCGGTGCCGACGCGCAGCGGGAAACCGACACCATGGACACCTTCATGTGTTCCTCCTGGTATTTCCTGCGCTTCGCCGATCCCCACAATCAGGAGAAGCCCTTCAGCGCCGAAGCGATTGCGCGCTGGCTGCCGGTGCAGCACTACGTGGGCGGCATTGAACACGCGATCCTGCATCTCCTGTATGCCCGCTTCTTCACCAAGGCCCTGCACGATCGCGGTCTGCTCACGATCCGGGAACCGTTCCAGCGGCTGCTCACCCAGGGCATGGTGCAGGGGGTGACCTATCGCAACGCAAGCACCGGTCGCTACGTGCCCGGCACCCAGGTGAGTGATCCCGCCGATCCCCGCGATCCAGACGACGGCAGCCGTCTGGAGATCCTGTTCGAAAAAATGTCGAAGTCGAAGCACAACGGCGTCGACCCAGCGGCGGTGATCGATCGCTACGGGGCCGACACGGCGCGGATGTTCATCCTGTTCAAGGCACCGCCGGAAAAGGATCTGGAATGGGATGACGCCGATGTGGAAGGGCAGTTCCGCTTTCTGCAGCGGCTCTGGCGCCTGGTGGATCAGGCCGACGGCTGCGGCGTGGCACTCCCCACCCCCCTGCCCCTGCCAACCGAGCTCAGCAGCGAAGACCGCGAGGCCCGCCGGGCCGTCCACAGCGCCATCGCCGCCATCGACGAGGACCTGAGCGGCGAGCTGCAGTTCAACACCGCGATCTCTGAGCTGATGAAGCTCGCCAATGCCCTCGGAGGGAGCCTCGACCAGCTCTCCGAACCGGTGCGCCAGGAGGCGCTCTCGGCGCTGATCCGCCTGTTGGCGCCCTTTGCTCCCCACCTGGCCGAGGAGTTCTGGCAGCGTCTCGGCGGTCGCGGCAGCGTGCACCGGCAACCCTGGCCCAGCCACGATCCGGAAGCCCTGGTGCAAGACAGCATCGAATTGGTGATTCAGGTGAAAGGCAAGGTGCGGGGCAGTGTGACCGTGCCTGCTGACGCCGATCGCGACACCCTGCAGCGACTGGCCCTGGCCAGTGATGTGGCCCAGAAATGGCTGGAGGGCCAGCCGCCCCGACGGGTGATTGTGGTGCCGGGGAAGCTGGTGAATCTGGTGCCCTGA
- a CDS encoding glucose-6-phosphate isomerase, with product MSFPDFSASDAQTQWQRFCDLLWFHDDLGMWLDVSRMHVNSADLDALAPQFDQAFQAMQALEGGAIANADEQRQVGHYWLRHPQLAPSPDVADHISAEIDQIEQFGKAVIAGEIKAPNGAAFTDVLWIGIGGSGLGPLLMIRALQNQGEGLPFHFFDNVDPNGMSRVLAGLGEAIKTTLVITVSKSGGTPEPHLGMEQARHRLEACGGDWPGQAVAITMKNSHLDQQAQQEGWLQRFDMFDWVGGRTSITSAVGLVPGALIGANIRDFLAGAAQMDEATRLADLRRNPSALMAASWFVAGEGKGKRDMVVLPYRDRLEVFSRYLQQLVMESLGKRLDRSGAEVHQGIAVYGNKGSTDQHAYVQQLRDGVDNFFVTFIEELTDVEDIPEINGERPGDFLDGFLQGTRSALTEGGRQSISISMRHLDARRLGALIALFERAVGFYGELVNINAYHQPGVEAGKKAAAAILKLQGQVEALLADGVSRSAADVQQAIGASPVEPIFWILRHLCANKRGYIAQGSWDQPASLRFSKA from the coding sequence ATGAGCTTTCCGGATTTCAGTGCAAGCGATGCCCAGACCCAGTGGCAGCGCTTCTGTGATCTGCTCTGGTTTCACGATGATCTGGGGATGTGGCTCGATGTGAGTCGCATGCACGTGAACAGCGCCGACCTCGACGCCCTCGCTCCCCAGTTTGACCAGGCCTTCCAGGCGATGCAGGCGCTGGAGGGCGGTGCCATCGCCAATGCTGATGAACAGCGGCAGGTGGGCCACTACTGGCTGCGCCATCCCCAGCTGGCTCCCAGCCCAGACGTAGCCGACCACATCAGCGCCGAGATCGACCAGATCGAGCAGTTCGGCAAGGCGGTGATCGCGGGAGAGATCAAGGCTCCCAATGGTGCGGCCTTCACCGATGTGCTCTGGATCGGCATCGGCGGCAGCGGCCTCGGTCCCCTGCTGATGATCCGGGCGCTGCAGAACCAAGGGGAAGGCCTGCCCTTTCACTTCTTCGACAACGTCGATCCCAACGGCATGAGCCGGGTGCTGGCTGGCCTGGGCGAGGCGATCAAGACCACGCTGGTGATCACGGTGAGCAAGTCCGGTGGCACGCCGGAGCCGCACCTGGGGATGGAGCAGGCCCGTCATCGCCTCGAGGCCTGTGGGGGTGATTGGCCAGGGCAGGCGGTGGCTATCACGATGAAGAACAGCCACCTCGATCAGCAAGCCCAGCAGGAGGGGTGGCTGCAACGGTTCGACATGTTCGACTGGGTGGGGGGACGCACCAGCATCACCAGCGCCGTGGGCCTTGTGCCCGGCGCCCTGATCGGTGCCAACATCCGCGATTTCCTTGCCGGTGCCGCCCAGATGGATGAGGCGACCCGGCTCGCCGATCTGCGCCGCAATCCCTCCGCCCTGATGGCCGCCTCCTGGTTTGTGGCCGGTGAGGGCAAGGGCAAGCGCGACATGGTGGTGCTGCCTTACCGCGATCGGCTCGAGGTGTTCAGCCGCTACCTGCAGCAACTGGTGATGGAGTCCCTGGGCAAGCGTCTCGATCGCAGCGGCGCCGAGGTGCATCAGGGCATTGCCGTGTATGGCAACAAGGGCTCCACCGATCAGCACGCCTACGTGCAGCAACTGCGGGACGGTGTCGACAATTTCTTCGTCACCTTCATCGAAGAGCTCACCGATGTGGAGGACATCCCGGAGATCAACGGCGAACGCCCCGGCGATTTCCTCGATGGCTTCCTGCAGGGCACCCGCTCGGCCCTCACGGAGGGCGGTCGCCAGAGCATCAGCATCAGCATGCGCCACCTTGATGCTCGCCGCCTTGGTGCCCTGATCGCTCTGTTCGAGAGGGCGGTGGGCTTCTACGGCGAACTGGTGAACATCAATGCCTATCACCAACCGGGTGTGGAGGCCGGCAAAAAAGCGGCGGCTGCCATCCTCAAGTTGCAGGGTCAGGTGGAAGCTCTGCTCGCTGACGGTGTGAGCCGCTCCGCCGCGGATGTGCAGCAGGCGATCGGTGCGAGTCCCGTGGAGCCGATTTTCTGGATCCTGCGTCACCTCTGCGCCAACAAGCGGGGCTACATCGCCCAGGGCAGCTGGGACCAACCCGCCTCGCTGCGTTTCAGCAAGGCCTGA
- a CDS encoding N-acetylmuramoyl-L-alanine amidase encodes MVPDHLTRLWSRWRAGWGSEGRDPWRWLPVVAAGVAIGLMGALWLSAEDPKTGAEQRRPSLLELLEEVTEQGRPEQAQPDQAPPKQPRAVAWSSPLAQQCSGIDPKLRQRLLQERRQLPGRRQRIAIDPTNFGDRYRRDPWGRNLNPSPRVVVLHETVYSLSSALNTFRTPHPRDEDQVSYHTLIGLDGTVVDVVDPLKRAFGAGYSAFLGEWAATNPNFQGSVNNFALHLSLETPEDGQHNNPGHSGYTEAQYDALALVLHDWIRSFGIPPAAITTHEHVDLGGERADPRSFDWSALQQRLAALGDLCAG; translated from the coding sequence ATGGTTCCAGATCATCTGACCAGGCTGTGGAGTCGCTGGCGTGCCGGCTGGGGCTCTGAGGGCCGTGATCCCTGGCGTTGGTTGCCCGTGGTCGCTGCGGGAGTGGCGATTGGCCTGATGGGAGCCCTCTGGCTCAGCGCCGAGGACCCCAAGACCGGTGCGGAGCAGCGTCGCCCCTCCCTGCTGGAGTTATTGGAGGAGGTGACGGAGCAGGGCCGGCCGGAGCAGGCGCAACCGGATCAAGCCCCACCGAAGCAGCCGCGGGCCGTCGCCTGGTCATCGCCCCTGGCGCAGCAATGCAGCGGCATCGACCCGAAGCTGCGCCAGCGCCTCCTACAGGAACGCCGCCAGTTGCCTGGTCGCCGTCAGAGAATCGCCATCGATCCGACCAACTTCGGTGACCGCTACCGCCGCGACCCCTGGGGCCGCAACCTCAATCCCAGCCCCCGGGTGGTGGTGCTGCATGAAACCGTCTATTCACTCTCCTCCGCCCTCAACACCTTCCGCACCCCCCACCCCCGCGATGAAGATCAAGTGAGTTATCACACCCTGATCGGCCTCGATGGCACGGTGGTGGATGTGGTGGACCCCCTCAAGCGGGCCTTTGGCGCGGGATATTCCGCTTTTCTGGGGGAATGGGCGGCCACCAACCCGAACTTCCAGGGATCGGTGAACAACTTCGCCCTGCATCTCAGCCTGGAAACGCCGGAGGACGGTCAGCACAACAACCCGGGCCACAGCGGTTACACCGAGGCGCAATACGACGCGCTGGCCCTGGTGTTGCACGACTGGATCCGCAGCTTCGGCATCCCGCCCGCCGCGATCACCACCCATGAACACGTGGATCTGGGCGGAGAGCGGGCTGATCCGCGCAGCTTCGACTGGTCGGCCCTGCAGCAGCGCCTCGCCGCCCTCGGTGATCTCTGCGCCGGCTGA
- a CDS encoding PDZ domain-containing protein, whose product MSAAPVVTLRLDLRDAASQTLCVEQSWFPRHDQAQWQLPIWTPGSYTVRDPVQHLHSLSLRQGDQVLTPQRCSPSRWSATVEPGLPLHLSYQLEARQLTVRTCYLDPDFASLCLSAVAMLVEGERWSEHRLQLQLPGEWQAHVPLPLASGWYCAEHFDALVDSPVHAGPFPAQPFEVEGCRHELVLIGAPPQGWPTTLLADIEAVCTATCRLMAEPPAAGDRYQLVIQMLEQGYGGLEHDHGAVLQFSWSALASESGYHELLQLVGHEYLHQWNVRRLRPKEYVPYDHGAAVLSDGLWFAEGVTSYYDLALPLLAGRSDGDQLLKDLGRDLSRVLLSPGLQMQSLADSSREAWVRLYKRTPAAADSQISYYLLGAALAFCLDVHLRQAESSLAEVLRDLWSRLGRCGRGYGRADIQAQIARVSPQLAASLPGWLDHRGTMPIEACVQAIGLRLEPVRSDQDDTGLQLRQDREMVVVERVRRHSPGHGAGLVPGDELVAVRGRRLRTLEQWPQLLRGDDAVPIVLARRGVVATATLIKAEPPLDHWQLRCDPEASPSACALRDAWFQII is encoded by the coding sequence TTGTCTGCCGCTCCTGTCGTCACACTCCGGCTCGATCTGCGGGATGCCGCCTCCCAGACGCTGTGCGTTGAGCAGAGTTGGTTCCCGCGTCATGACCAGGCCCAATGGCAACTGCCGATCTGGACGCCGGGTTCCTACACGGTGCGCGATCCTGTGCAGCACCTGCACTCACTCAGCCTGCGCCAGGGCGATCAGGTTCTGACGCCGCAGCGCTGCTCCCCGTCGCGGTGGTCCGCCACCGTTGAACCGGGCTTGCCGCTCCATCTGAGCTATCAGCTGGAGGCGCGTCAGCTCACGGTGCGCACCTGTTACCTCGATCCCGACTTCGCCTCTCTCTGCCTCTCGGCGGTGGCGATGCTGGTGGAGGGGGAGCGCTGGAGCGAACACCGGCTGCAGCTGCAGTTGCCTGGCGAATGGCAGGCCCATGTGCCCTTGCCGCTGGCGTCGGGTTGGTATTGCGCTGAGCATTTTGATGCGTTGGTGGACAGCCCGGTGCATGCCGGTCCCTTTCCGGCCCAGCCCTTCGAGGTGGAGGGGTGCCGTCATGAGCTGGTGCTGATCGGCGCCCCACCCCAGGGCTGGCCCACCACACTTCTGGCCGACATTGAGGCCGTCTGCACCGCCACCTGTCGCCTCATGGCTGAGCCCCCGGCGGCCGGTGATCGCTATCAGCTGGTGATCCAGATGCTGGAGCAGGGTTATGGCGGTCTGGAACATGATCATGGCGCCGTGCTCCAGTTCTCCTGGTCGGCCCTGGCGTCTGAGAGCGGCTATCACGAGCTGCTTCAGCTGGTGGGGCATGAATATCTGCACCAGTGGAATGTGCGCCGCCTGCGCCCGAAGGAGTACGTGCCCTACGACCACGGCGCTGCGGTGCTCTCCGATGGCTTGTGGTTTGCCGAAGGCGTCACCAGTTACTACGACCTGGCCCTGCCCCTGCTGGCAGGTCGCTCCGATGGCGATCAGCTGCTGAAGGATCTGGGCAGGGATCTCTCCCGGGTGTTGCTCAGTCCCGGTCTGCAAATGCAGAGCCTGGCGGACAGTTCCCGCGAGGCCTGGGTGCGCCTCTATAAACGAACCCCTGCTGCTGCCGACAGCCAGATCAGTTACTACCTGCTTGGCGCCGCCCTCGCCTTCTGCCTTGATGTGCACTTGCGTCAGGCGGAGTCCAGCCTGGCCGAGGTGTTGCGCGATCTCTGGAGCCGGCTCGGCCGGTGCGGCCGCGGTTACGGCCGTGCCGACATCCAGGCCCAGATCGCCCGGGTCTCCCCCCAGCTCGCCGCATCCCTGCCCGGCTGGTTGGACCACCGGGGCACCATGCCGATCGAGGCCTGCGTCCAGGCCATCGGCCTGCGTCTGGAGCCGGTGCGCTCAGACCAGGACGACACCGGTCTGCAGCTTCGGCAAGACCGCGAGATGGTGGTGGTGGAACGGGTGCGTCGCCACAGCCCCGGCCATGGGGCCGGCCTGGTGCCGGGCGACGAGTTGGTGGCGGTGCGGGGTCGCCGGCTGCGCACGCTCGAGCAATGGCCGCAGCTCCTGCGCGGCGATGATGCGGTGCCGATCGTGCTGGCGCGTCGCGGCGTGGTGGCCACAGCGACCCTCATCAAAGCGGAACCGCCCCTGGACCATTGGCAACTCCGTTGTGATCCTGAGGCGTCCCCCTCCGCCTGCGCACTCCGCGACGCATGGTTCCAGATCATCTGA